In Theobroma cacao cultivar B97-61/B2 chromosome 7, Criollo_cocoa_genome_V2, whole genome shotgun sequence, the genomic window AGAGTTTCCAATCCACCAGCCATTCCTGACTACTAGGCATGTAATTCTTGTCGTTAGTTATTGATCAGAGTGATGAGGATTGAGGGAATTAACATTCAAAACATTTTGGATATCACTTCCTCTGTTTATTACTATCCGTCTGTTTTCTGTTTAGACTAAAATTACAACAATCAAAAGTTCAGATGTGAAAGTTTGAGGCCCATCAATGGAGtttgcttattttcttttttctcgaTGTTCGAGATATATATTGTCAGAACGAAAAGAGAGGGAGGAAGGAAGAGTATACTTACAAGAAGGCTAAAGCCAGTGACATTGGTGATGGATGTAGCAATGGCAACGCTAGCGAGAGACAGCTGACCGAGATGTCCAACCATTATCACTGATACAACTTGCAGAAGGTATTGCAGGACTGTCACCGCCACCATCGGCGCTGCTATGCGGCTTGCCTTCTTCAGCTCTTCCACATATCCGCCCCAACTCATTGCGCATTTCCTCTCTTCTGTCTCTACCATTTCTGCCATGGCTTCTCCTTGAATGAAATTAATGGAAGCCACGCCAAACAAGTTACCTCTTACACACTTTCATGTTCATTGGCCTACAAATAAACAATCAAATCAAGAGACGTAACCGTTactgattaattaattatttttcttgtgtATTGTGACAAATGAATGTTCATGTTTCACTATTTACCATAAAGTATATTCTAACATTCAAGTCTTCACTCTTGCTAATAAATTAGGACAAGCTGTTAATTTGCCTAAGAGACAgatatacataacaaaaaaaaaaaaaaaaaaatcaatttaggcATTATAAGTTGGCAATTGGATTCTTCTTAAATTACTTTTCTTCATTGAGAAGCGAAAAGTATAGGTATAGTACCTAAAAAAAACtgttgaattatttaaaaaaaatcaaataaatatttatttttattacattttgcttttattataattaatgattaactAATTATCTTTCATTAAAAGGTCACTTACTAATTTATATCACATGTCAAAACATACTATTCATCTCTacattttcataacataaacgaTGACTCTGTTCAAGTACATTTTGCACTTAATCCTAATAATAggaatgaattaaaaaattggTTGTAGACAAAACTAtgctaatcaaataatataaaacaaaaataagaacaaaaaaaaattgcgaATAATCtggacaaaaaaaataaaattttttttattatatttattattatccaaGATTGTGTTCCCATATGACACCAAACATCAGTCAATTGCATGTTCCCTTAAGATAATATATATCTTGATATACTTGCGGATATAAGACAAATTATATTTCCAAAATATAAGACTTGATTTTCGGCCAGgttatctcaatttttttgtcccatttttttatttcatatgtaatatttcttaagatttagCCAAAGATGGCGGTGgctttatatttttaagatGGATTCTCGAGTTCTTAAGTGTAAAATCATTGggttgaaaacatgaattgaATACATGCTCACCATATAGATTTACGTAACCGGCAATAGGAGAAGGGTTTTGTCCTGTAGGTTTACGCAAGTTGGCTGCTCCTTTCCTGAGCAGGCCGGTGGCACTACTTCCAGCTTTGCAGTGCTGTGTTGGCTCGGTTCTGGAAAAGGACTCCTTCTCTGTCTCTAGTAATCTGGACAATGCTTTCGAGAGAGACTCTGCGAGGTGGCTTTGGTTCCTGTTTGTGATCTGAGAGTCTAATCTTATGGTTTTGGGCAACCTGTTATGTGCACCCTGCTCTTCTTGATCTTTGTTGTGGATGTATAGACAATATAGACAATGGAAACTGGTGCTTATAGGACGATAGCACAGTTTTATCTAGTTTTGTGTCTGTCTCTAGGAAGCTGTTTTCTAATGGATTCCACTAGATGATATATCCGaatctttttttgtttctcatgAAATGATATATAATGCTAGTTTTTGTAAacatatttgatgaaatgatatatcacttggcttccaaaaaaaaataaaggaccAACTAAAGTAATCTACGTGATTTGCAGAAGAAAATAGaggaaaatcaaattaattaagaacTAAAAGCCTCGTAGGTGTTAAAATTTTGCAGTGTAGGATTGAATGATTTGACTTACAGATTTTATTGGTCAAAGACAAGAGAAAGACTTTGGTATTCTGTGTCTTGTTTTGATTCATCTCGTTAACTAATTTGAGCCTGCCAAAGTTGAACATGATTCTTTCTTAAACTATcttagaataattaattagaGATTGGACATGCATATTTGTGTTTGTTTTGTAATGAAACAAGTTATAGTTTTTGCAGGCCGTGTCGTTTTAGTGATCATCTGAACATACAAACAAATTAATCATTATAGTTTTAAATTAGCGAAAAATGGTGTCTATTGTTCATTAAACTGTGCTCTTGCGAGAGGAAACCACTGTTTCAGGATTCAGTTTCAGAAATATTGGATAATATGAATGGGGAAAAGGGAAAAGcaggaaatgaagaaaattttctaagtctGAGATGGTGACAATGACACCTCCATTAGCCAGTGTGATAATGACTCAACTCGTTTTGTATACTTAACAATTATTACTAGACCAAGACtttaattgtaaattaaatatattttatagcCCTAAAATCACGATTACGAAAGTGTTAAAGGTACGGAGACCGTGGTTTACAGGTTAGGACCAAGAAAAAATTAACCTTATGCCTGACATATTGCTTTCCACAACAAACTAATTAACAATTTGTGATGCAACACCTCTTTTTAAGGAGGGGATTGTCTAAACTCTCAGCACTCAAACACAAGACATAATCGTTGTAAGGCAGCAGGACGATTATAATGTCAGGTGATAACTACTCCATTCATCTCCTCCTAGTTCCATTTCTGGCACTTGTCCTTTTTCTTCAGAAACCCGCGAAAGCTGACGTTTTAGTTCAGTACAAAGAGAGTGAGAGGCAAGCGCTGCTCGATTTGGGTATCTCTTCGTGGGGAAGTGAGAATGACAAAAGAGATTGTTGTACATGGATTGGTGTTGAGTGCAGCAACAGTACCGGCCACGTCGTAAAGCTCGATCTGTCTGGCGTCGTTGGGTTTGTAGAAGGTACAATTAGTCCTTCATTGCTTAAACTGCGTTATTTGAATCACTTAGATCTcagtttctttaatttttcgTGTCGTATTCCTGAATTCATTGGTTCTCTTACAGAATTGACCTATCTTGCTCTCTCTAATTCTCATATTATTGGACCAATTCCTTCTCAGTTAGGAAACCTTTTGAGATTGGTCACTCTTGATCTTTCATCAAATCCGTTGGGAAGTTCAATTCCTGAGTTCATTGGTTCTCTTACAAAATTGACCTATCTCGATCTCTCTGAATCTCAGTTGACTGGACCAATTCCTTCTCAGCTAGGAAACCTTTCGAGATTGGTCACTCTTGATCTCTCATCAAATCAGTTGACAGGTTCAATTCCTGAAACTTTTGGGAACTTGGTTGCTATTAGAGAACTTACTCTAAGCCGCAATCTGCTTCAAGGTGGGATTCCATTACTTTTATGGAATATCTGTAGTTTGCATTCATTAGACTTGCAATCCAACAATCTCGGTGGAGATGTATTTGGATTTCTTCAAAGTACATCTTTATGCACAACACACTCTCTAGAGAATTTGGATTTAACTGAGAATCAATTTACGGGGTCAGTGCCTAATGAAATCACAAAACTATCATCCTTGCAAGTACTAGGCCTTGGATACAACCGTTTAAATGAAACCATAAGCCAAGGTATGGGACAAATGTCCAACCTCACGACTCTAAAGCTAGCCGGGAATTCTTTTGATAAAGTTGTAATCTCGGAAGCACATTTCTCAAATCTCAGAAACTTACGGGAGTTGGACTTATCTGATACTTGTTTGACTTTAAAATTCAAGTCCGATTGGATTCCTCCTTTTCAACTGAGACTTATATTCCTTCGCTCTTGCAAGCTGGGGCCTCTTTTCCCGCAATGGCTTCGGTCTCAAAATgcatgttttgaaattgatatTTCTGCTGCAGAGATTTCGGATTCCATTCCAAGTTGGTTTTGGAACGTATTTTCATTTCCCACGTGTAGCGTGAATTTGTCTTTCAACCAGCTCAGCGGTACTTTGCCCAGTAACAGGATTGTTATCCTTTTTCTTGACTTAAGCTCCAATAATTTAACAGGCCCATTGCCACAAATGACAAATTGGTTGTCTACCTTGAAcctttccaaaaataaattttctggttcaatcaaatcaatttgcaaCATTCCTGCTAAATTATTGAAGTTGCTTGATCTCTCAAATAACTTATTTTCTGGAGTAATTCCCGATTGCTTGGCAAGATGGCGGCTCTCACTTAAAGCTTTGAATTTGGCTGAGAACAATTTGTCAGGCTCAATTCCAAGATCGATTGGATCTCTTAGAATTCTTCGAATGCTCAGTTTACGCGGCAATAGCTTCTCAGGACCATTTCCTTCATCTTTAGGGAATTGTTTTATGTTGGAATTTTTGGACTTCAGTGATAACAAATTATCAGGAAATATACCTGAGTGGATCGGGGAAAGTTTCTCAATATTGATTTTTCTAAGCCTCCAAAACAATCAATTTAATGGAACAATACCTCATCAAATTTGTGGCTTGAATAATATTCAAATCTTGGATCTCTCTGTAAACAAATTATCTGGTACCCTACCACGATGTCTCAATAAATTCACTTCTATGGCTCAAGACGTGAACTTAAGCAGAACAATTGAGcatcgcatttcaagaaaaatggaTCCGAATGCATTTTCCATTGATGTCAACTATGTTGACGAGGCACTGTTTAcatggaaaggaaagaagCAAAAGTATGCAAGAATTCTTGGACTATTATTAGCCATTGATCTTTCGAATAATAGATTAACAGGAGAGATTCCTGAAGAGCTAACTAGTCTCCGACAATTGGTTGCATTGAATTtatcaagaaattttttgaGTGGCAAAATCCCCTGGAAGATCGGGCAATTAAGACAATTACAATCACTTGATTTGTCAAGAAACAATTTTTCTGGAAGCATCCCATCAAGCTTGTCTGAGATAACATTTTTGTCTACCTTGGACTTATCCTATAATTATTTATCGGGAAAAATTCCAACAGGAACTCAGATACAACTCTTTGATCCTTCAACATTTTCCCATAATCACGCACTTTGTGGTCCTCCAGTTACACCAAATTGCTCAGGATCAGCGGAAACACCTCAAGGTCAACCAAGAAGAGGTCAGGATGATTTTGATGAATTCAGAAAATGGTTTTATGCTGGGATGGGACTTGGTTTTATCGTGGGTTTTTGGGGTATTTGTGGTGCTTTATTGTTCAAGCGTTCCTGGAGGCACGCCTACTTCCGTTTCTTGGACGACATGAAAGACTGGCTGTACGTTAGATTTGTTTTACAGAAGGCAAGGTTGGAGAGGAGAATTCGAACCTGAGAGGTACCAGTCTTTCAATAAGTTCAAGAAGGTAAAAACTTTTTATCACAtttactttctcttttttttttttaaaaaaaaaattgatttagcATGactttagggtttagggtttagggattattattatttttttaaaaaaattgatttagcTTTTATATGGTTGTATTATTTTCAGGTGTAGCTGGGACTACAACTGAAGGTGATTTCTCATGCCTCTGAGGAACAAAAGtgaatcaataaatttttgaagaaatgtGTGTAACGGTCTGATGGTTGTGCTTATTTCGCTATTTGTAAGATGCCAAAAGAAGGGTTCATAATTCCTTTTAGTTTGATCCCTGTACAAATGGTGTCAATCTCTGTTTGCAAATACTCAAGCCTAGGCCTATATGATTTTCTACGTATTAGTGCAATGGTTTTCTTTTGACCTTGTTTGATTTTCTCACATATTGCTACTGTGTATTTGTTACTTTACAtgtatttctttctttttgcagTGATTTGCCTTAGTAGGCATTGTATACATTTATTTTGGACTAAGCTTTCTATAGCAAATTAAGTTCGTGGTTCCTTTTGAAAATACAAATTAAGTGCTTGttactattaatattttaacttaattttcaaaaaagcTCCTAAATTTATTACAaagattcaaataaatttttattattttattgagtTCAACTAAACCCCTGTGTTTTcattttagatcaaataaacccttataattaatggtagattaattttcatttgtcAAAATACCACTAGTTACTTTATGTTCATATAATGCTGACATGGTATTCATATGGAGCGTAAAAATACCACATAACCATATGATCATCCATTATGACATCATTTACATGTCATATTAACATATCAGCATACTGCGCTAATGTCAAATggcataaaatgacaagtaacatattgattatttcaactattagttataagggtttatttggttcaaaataaaagtattaagatttattttgctcaaaacaaaaatataaaaacttgattgaatgtaataaaagaataaaagattatttgaatttttttggatACTTTAAGAATTCTTTTAGATATTATTCTTAATATCTTTTTGTGGATGTTGATGTTTATGGTCTCATTCAATTCATTTACAAATTACATAATCTATCCGATCATATTGATCAGTAGCTGATCTACTGTTTTTCCAATCAATCCCTTTCCATTATTTCCATTTCTTATGGCTAAATAGGAGTAATTAAACAAGAGATAGAAGAGATAGATGGTATCCCACCGTGGTTAGCCCAATCCTTTTCCATTATCTCTATTTCAttcactataaaatgttaatccTAATTCTATCTTCTTCCTCTAACATTTGAGAATATTTTTACATTTGCATATAATTAAGTTGCTCGTCaacttttataaaatatgGGAAATAATTAGCCTTATAATTAGGCTTTGTATGTGATTGAAGACGAAAATAATGGTGGGggaaaattaaaaccaaaaaaggtCCATACCTTTACTTAGTGCAGGTTGTCGAAAGGCAATCCTTTCGGCATGGAAAAGGGACCAGGATTTATATATTCTAATCAATTTatagttttttgtttttaatttatagGTTCTAATCCATTTGGTGGTAGGTGATTAGGACTTCCTGGTTATAAAATTGTCATGAACTCAGGTCCCAGCAAGGTCTCCATAGATGACGACAGCCAATtgattgaagaagaaaatagtgGAATTTAAACCTAAAAGCAAGCCTAGACTGCCCAGTCTTCGTCAAAAGGTTCCTTTTGCAAGAATTTGTAGCGTggaaaaaggataaaaattatatactaTAAATTAAAACTAGCAGATGGAGTTAATAATATAAGTACCAGTTGGTTCGTGGAAATTGGTGTGATCACACCGTGTTTGATAAgtcagttttcttttttctttttaatttctagTGTACTCACATAGAAAGACAAAttagatttaaaaattaaataaattttaactcaaataaCCTTTTTACTAGTAGGGTGGAAAAAGCAAGTCTAGTCCTTGATAAGAGATTAAATTAGTAGGGTGGTTGGAAAAAAGGCTACGTGGAACTGCTCAATCTTAATCGCCTTTACTGTCTTGTAGCAGGTACAATTAGTCCTTCATTGCTTAAACTGCAACATTTGAGTTATTTAGATCTCAgtcaaaatgattttaatggaAGTCGCATCCCCGAGTTCATTGGTTCTCTCAAAAATCTGAGATACCTCGATCTCTCTCATGCTAATTTTGGAGGACCAATTCCTTCTCAGCTTGGAAACCTTTCCAAGTTGGAGACTCTTTATCTGGGTGGTGGCATTTTCGATCAAAACTACTACTACTACAATATGATCTTTCGCAACAAATTTCCAAAGTTATTTAGTGCTGGAAACCTTGAGTGGCTTTCCCATCTTACTTCTTTAAAGTTCCTTGTCCTCAGTTTCACTAACCAAAGTAAGGCTAGTGATTGGTTGCAAGTGGTTAATCAACTTccttcccttgaatttttggcCATGAACGATTGTGATCTTCCAAGTGCCTCTTCTTCATCTCTTTCCCTCGTCAACTCTTCTACAGCTCTCACCGGCCTGAATCTGTCTGGTAACAATCTCACTTCTTCTGCAATATACCCATGGTTGTTTAATGTTAGTAGCAACCTTGAGTTCCTTGATCTCTCAAGGAACCACTTGAAAGGTCCAATTCCAGAATCTTTTGGAAATATGGTTCACATGACGGATCTTTCTCTGAGCCACAATCAGCTTGAAGGTGGGATATATAGATCTTTTTGGAGTATGTGTAGTTTGGTTACTTTAGAAATGGAGTCCAACCATCTCAGTGCCTTCGGATTTATTCAGAATACATCTTTATGCAAAAGTGACTCGATCCAGCAGTTGAGATTAGCTGAGAATCAACTGACGAGTTCTGTGCTGAATGAAATGGCAAATCTGTCATCCTTAATTGAAATAGATCTTGGGTACAACCTTTTAAATGGAACCATAAGCGAAAGCATTGGACAACAGTCCGAACTTAGTGTTTTACGGCTTGCTGGGAATTCTTTTGATAATATTGTGATCTCCGAAGCTCATTGCTCAAATCTCACCAAATTAAGGGAGTTAGACTTATCCTACAGTTCGCTGACCTTAAAATTCAACTCTGACTGGATCCCTCCTTTTAGTTTGAATGTTATACTCCTTAGCTCTTGCAAGTTAGGGCCTCGTTTCCCAGAATGGCTTCAGACTCAAGCTGAAGTCTTTGTCCTTGATATCTCTGATGCTAAAATATCGGATTCCCTTCCCATTTGGTTTTGGGACTTACTTGGCAGAGTAGAATACTTAAACCTCTCTTTTAACCAGATCCATGACACTTTGCCAAATACCTCTAATCAAAGAACATACGACAGTTTGCCACTTCCTCCAGTTGGTTTCTCATATGGTTTACAGTCCTTAATCCTCtccaaaaacaagtttttcgGTTCAATCTCTTCAATGTGCAGTTTTTCCTATACCGAAGATTTGAAATTGGTAGATCtctcaaataatcaatattcTGGGGTGGTTCCTGACTGTTTTGCACAATTCCCAAATTTAATAGCTTTGAATTTGGCTGAAAACAATTTCTCAGGCCCAATTCCAAGCTCTTTGGGATCCTTGGCTTTTCTTGAAATGCTCAATTTACATGGTAATAGATTCTCGGGAAATTTACCTTCATCTTTACAGAATTGTGTAAAGCTCAAATTTTTGGATCTAAGTAATAATAGATTATCAGGAACAATTTCCTTTTGGATTGGTCAAAGTTTATCATCGCTGGTTTTTCTTAGCCTTCAAAACAATCAATTCAACCAGAAGATCCCCAATCAACTTTGTAGATTGAAATATATTCGAATCTTGGACCTCTCTGTAAATAAAATCTCAGGTACCATACCACGATGTCTCAATAATTTCACTTTTATGGTCCAAAAGGTGAAGTTAGATCAAACCATTGAGCATGTCCTTAATGTACATCGTCTTAAACAAGGTGGAATATATTTGGGCAGGTCCATTGTGCTCAACTATATTGACGAGGCGTTGCTTGTATGGAAAGGAACAAAGCAGATGTATGCAAAAATTCTTGGACTTTTATTAGTCATCGATCTCTCCAGTAATAAATTAATAGGAGAGATTCCTGAAGAAATAACTAGTCTTCAAGAGTTGGTTGCATTGAACTTATCAAGGAACCTTTTAACTGGCAAAATCCCTCAAAAGATTGGGCAATTAAGACA contains:
- the LOC18593928 gene encoding probable leucine-rich repeat receptor-like protein kinase At1g35710, which codes for MSGDNYSIHLLLVPFLALVLFLQKPAKADVLVQYKESERQALLDLGISSWGSENDKRDCCTWIGVECSNSTGHVVKLDLSGVVGFVEGTISPSLLKLRYLNHLDLSFFNFSCRIPEFIGSLTELTYLALSNSHIIGPIPSQLGNLLRLVTLDLSSNPLGSSIPEFIGSLTKLTYLDLSESQLTGPIPSQLGNLSRLVTLDLSSNQLTGSIPETFGNLVAIRELTLSRNLLQGGIPLLLWNICSLHSLDLQSNNLGGDVFGFLQSTSLCTTHSLENLDLTENQFTGSVPNEITKLSSLQVLGLGYNRLNETISQGMGQMSNLTTLKLAGNSFDKVVISEAHFSNLRNLRELDLSDTCLTLKFKSDWIPPFQLRLIFLRSCKLGPLFPQWLRSQNACFEIDISAAEISDSIPSWFWNVFSFPTCSVNLSFNQLSGTLPSNRIVILFLDLSSNNLTGPLPQMTNWLSTLNLSKNKFSGSIKSICNIPAKLLKLLDLSNNLFSGVIPDCLARWRLSLKALNLAENNLSGSIPRSIGSLRILRMLSLRGNSFSGPFPSSLGNCFMLEFLDFSDNKLSGNIPEWIGESFSILIFLSLQNNQFNGTIPHQICGLNNIQILDLSVNKLSGTLPRCLNKFTSMAQDVNLSRTIEHRISRKMDPNAFSIDVNYVDEALFTWKGKKQKYARILGLLLAIDLSNNRLTGEIPEELTSLRQLVALNLSRNFLSGKIPWKIGQLRQLQSLDLSRNNFSGSIPSSLSEITFLSTLDLSYNYLSGKIPTGTQIQLFDPSTFSHNHALCGPPVTPNCSGSAETPQGQPRRGQDDFDEFRKWFYAGMGLGFIVGFWGICGALLFKRSWRHAYFRFLDDMKDWLYVRFVLQKARLERRIRT
- the LOC18593929 gene encoding LRR receptor-like serine/threonine-protein kinase GSO1, coding for MVSHRGTISPSLLKLQHLSYLDLSQNDFNGSRIPEFIGSLKNLRYLDLSHANFGGPIPSQLGNLSKLETLYLGGGIFDQNYYYYNMIFRNKFPKLFSAGNLEWLSHLTSLKFLVLSFTNQSKASDWLQVVNQLPSLEFLAMNDCDLPSASSSSLSLVNSSTALTGLNLSGNNLTSSAIYPWLFNVSSNLEFLDLSRNHLKGPIPESFGNMVHMTDLSLSHNQLEGGIYRSFWSMCSLVTLEMESNHLSAFGFIQNTSLCKSDSIQQLRLAENQLTSSVLNEMANLSSLIEIDLGYNLLNGTISESIGQQSELSVLRLAGNSFDNIVISEAHCSNLTKLRELDLSYSSLTLKFNSDWIPPFSLNVILLSSCKLGPRFPEWLQTQAEVFVLDISDAKISDSLPIWFWDLLGRVEYLNLSFNQIHDTLPNTSNQRTYDSLPLPPVGFSYGLQSLILSKNKFFGSISSMCSFSYTEDLKLVDLSNNQYSGVVPDCFAQFPNLIALNLAENNFSGPIPSSLGSLAFLEMLNLHGNRFSGNLPSSLQNCVKLKFLDLSNNRLSGTISFWIGQSLSSLVFLSLQNNQFNQKIPNQLCRLKYIRILDLSVNKISGTIPRCLNNFTFMVQKVKLDQTIEHVLNVHRLKQGGIYLGRSIVLNYIDEALLVWKGTKQMYAKILGLLLVIDLSSNKLIGEIPEEITSLQELVALNLSRNLLTGKIPQKIGQLRQLQSLDLSRNKFSGSIPSSLSELTFSGSLDLPYNYLSGKIPAGSQLQLFDPSTFSHNNGLCGPPVTPNCSMETPRGQLERGHDDSDESMKWFYAGMGLGFVVGFWGFCGAFLLKSSWRHSYFRFLDKVKDWLYVTYALQKARLERRIQT